In Thermodesulfobacteriota bacterium, the genomic stretch TGCACGAGAGCCAGAAGAATCCGGTCTTTAAAGCCGTCGATACGAGCGGGGGCCCGGCGAACCCGGCCATGTAGATGTATGAGCCTATGAAGATGACCGCGATTATGAGGATGGTCTTGTAGAGATGCGAGCCGTAGTCCCCTATGTGGCGTACGAGGACCTTCTCGGCGAAAAAACCGTTTCCTATGGCTATCAGCACCATAACGAACCAGAACGCGAATGCGACCTTGAAGCTCATCTTTTATGCCCTGCCCGGACCGTTACGGCCCTGCCGGGCCCGCGGGACTTCCTTTCTGCTTGTATTGCGCGTGCAAAGCGCATGGGTCTTAAAATAGCAGAAGCGGGGCGTTAAGTCAAAAGCCCGAATTCGGTTGCCTTTGCGATGCCATCTGTTTTATCCTTTTCGCATGGATAAGCTAAAGAGGATGGATTGGGCGGCCTTTGAGTCGCCGCTCGGCGTAATACTCGTCGCCTCTGACGCCAGTGGGCTCGCTCACCTCTGCATACGCGGCAGTAGAATTGAGTTCGTCGCTTCCTTGCGCGCGGAAGGGGCCGAGCCAATGGAGAAGCCCTCGTCATTTGCGGCCCTTTTCAGGACGCTCGATGAATACTTCAAAGGCAAGGACGTCGTGTTCAGTATTCCCTTGAGCCTCTCGGGCGCTGAATTCGACAGGGCCGTATGGGAAGAGCTCAGGCGTATTCCCCGGGGGAGTGTAAAGACCTACGGCGAGGTCGCGAGGTCTATCGGGAAACCGGGGGCCGCGAGGGCCGTGGGAGGCGCGTGCGGAAGGAACCCGGTCCCAATCGTCATCCCTTGCCACAGGGTCGTTGCGGCTGACCTGATGCTTGGAGGGTTCTCCGGCGGAATGGAAATCAAGAAGGCCCTCCTGGAGATCGAGGGCCTTGAGATACGCGGAAGGACTATAAGCCTTTAGCCGTGTGCGACGAGCACGCCTGCCGCCGAAGCTGCCAATGAAATCGCGACCATCACCCAGTGGAGCGTCTTTACCTTCCTGAATATCCCGTCTATGTCCATTGTCGCGCCTTCCCGGGCCATCCTGTCCAGCATCTTCTTTATAACGATGGGCTCGAGCCCTACGAGCATCACGAACCAGAAGACCCAGACGGCGGTCATGAAGGTGAGAGCCCAGCCGCCCGGCTGGAAGTAAAGCTCGTACCAGCCCGTCTGCCAGACCATGACGAAGCCGGTTATGCCGACTATTATGTTGTAGGCCTTCGCAAGGGGCGCGAACCTGTGCTCTATCCTCTGAAAGGTAAGCACCTTCTGGAGCGGGTCGGGCGTCTTTATCGCCATGGGGAGGACTATGCCCGTTACGAAGGCGAGCCCGCCTATCCACAGTATGACCGTAAGCACGTGGACCATGTGCATGGTAAGGAAGAGCATATAAAAACCTCCTTGATTCGGGGCCCTATTTGTTTTAGCTTATTCAAGGAATCTTAACTCAAAAAGAGACGCGAGGCCAGTCATTCGCGATCGTTCCATTGATAGCACGTCCGGCCCGGCGCGGAACATGACGGAAATCATCATATGACGATAGACAGGGGATTCCTTTCAGACCTCCGGCGTTCGAGCGTGATGGTCGCTGTCTTCGCGGCCCTGTTCGTGTTCATGTACGCGGGGGTCGTGCTGCTCCTCAAGTATCTGTATATCTACTTCAGGGGCTTCAGCCCAGAGGCAAGCGAGCACCTCCTTAGGGGCATCTTTTACGGATTGAGCGCCGCTGCCATAGGGGCCTCTGCCGCCATATCCAACAGGCGCTATTCGAAGGAGGCGCTGAGGGCCTTGGTCGGCGACGCTGACGCGCTCATGAGGCACCTTGTGCTGACGCCAGTGATATCTATGCTTTTCGCAGAAGCGGTCCTCATCTTCGGCTTCTGCCTTTTCTTCCTTAAAGCCATGTACCTGGACTTCCTGATACTGGCCTCCATCTCGCTTGGCCTCATAATATGGAGCATTCCCACGATGGATTTCCTGCGTGAGACCGTTAATAAGACAGGGGCAGGCGGGCCTTTCCTGCAAGATTAAATCAATAAAATCAATTAATTATAGATTTCACAATGAAGGCCTTGACATATATTTTTTTTGTTCTATAATAGAATTATTCTTAAGTAGTAATTGTTAGTACAAGAAGGAGCCGCGATGGAGAGGATAGTAAGGAAATACCGGGGCATGGGTTTCAAGCTCACGCCGCAGAGGCTTGCGATCCTCAAGTTCCTCGAGGGGAACACCAGCCACCCCACTGCGGAGGACATCTATACAGAGATAAAGAAGAGGTACCCGACGGTCTCCTTTGCCACGGTCTACAACACCATCCAGGCCCTCAAGGAGAGGGGCGAGATAATGGAGGTGACCATAGACCCGGAGAGGAAGCATTTCGATCCCAACCCGGCCCCGCACCACCATATCATGTGCACCGGGTGCGGGAGGATAGGCGACGTCTTCGTGGACTATTCGGCTTCGTTGAAGCTGCCGGATGAGGTTACAAAGGAGTTCACCACCACCGGCAACCATATAGACTTTTACGGCCTGTGCAACAGGTGCCGCATAAAGAACACAAACTAACAAAGAAGGAGAAAAATGAAAATGGCGGAGACAATGGCAGTAGTTCAGAACGAGGCCCCGGACTTCAAGGCGACAACGGTAATGGAGGACGGCTCGGTAAAGGAAATAAAACTTTCGGATTACAAAGGGAAGTACGTGGTGCTGTTTTTCTACCCGCTCGACTTCACTTTCGTATGCCCGACCGAAATAATATCGATGAGCGACAGGATAGACGAGTTCCACGCGAGGAACGCGCAGGTGCTGGGGGTTTCGGTAGACAGCCAGTTCTCGCACATCGCCTGGAGGAGCACCCCCAGGAAAAAGGGCGGCATAGGCGAGATAGAATACCCGCTCGTCTCCGACCTCGACAAATCCATAAGCAGGAGCTACGGCGTGCTTGTGGAGAAGCCGGGCATAGCCCTGAGGGGCTTGTTCATAATAGACAAGCTCGGCAAGATACGCCACATAACCATAAACGACCTCCCGCTCGGAAGGAACGTGGACGAGGTCTTGAGGGTGCTGGACGCGATCCAGTTCAACGAAAAATACGGCGAGGTCTGCCCGGCCAACTGGAAACAGGGAGAGAAGGGCATGAAGCCCGACCAGGCGGGGCTGGAGAAATACGCAGAGGCTAACTTCTGAGTCTGAAGGACCGGGAGCATTGGCTCCCGGTCCTCGTTTCTGATATGAATTGACCCGCTCTTCCCTGGATAAGTTGGCAATCCGCCGTAACGGCAGGCCCCGCCTGGAAAACAGGGGGAGGCCATGAAAGACGAAACATCGAGGCCGGCCCGGAGGGGCAGGCCGCCGTCCGCCGAGGCCGGAGAGAAAAAGACCTCGGATTCGGTAACGACGTACTTCAGGGAGATAAGGAAGATACGTCTCCTTACGGCAGCCGAGGAAAAGGCGCTCGCAAGGAGGATAGCAAAGGGCGACGGCGAGGCCAGGAGGACGCTGATAGAGGCTAATCTCCGGCTCGTCGTGAACATCGCCAAGAGGCACCTGAACAGGGGCCTTCCTCTCCAAGACCTTATCGAGGAGGGGAATATAGGCCTCATAAAATCGGCGGAGCGTTTCAGCGCCTCAAAGGGCTGCAAGTTCTCGACGTACGCGACCTACTGGATAAAGCAGTCGATTGACAGGGCCGTAGCAAACCAGGCGGACACGGTAAGGCTTCCGATACACGTCTCGACCGACCTTGCCAGGGTTTCGAGAGCCGAGAGGGACTTGACGAGCGAACTGGGCCGCGAGCCGGACATAAGGGAGCTCTCGGAGAGGACCGGCCTTTCAGGAAGGTATGTAAAGAAGCTCAACGGGATAACCCGGAAAAGCTATTCGCTTGAGGGCCCGGTCTCGGAGGACGCCGACCAGTCGCTCATGGAAAAACTGGTTGACGAGACCTTCCCCCCGCCGATGGAGGCCGTCGACATGGCGGACAGGGCGGCGAAGGTGAGGACGTGGCTCGAATGCCTGGACGAGAACGAGAAGGTGGTCATAAGGGAGCGATTCGGCCTTGACGGGGAGGAGCCAAAGACGCTCGAGACAGTGGGCAGGGAGTTCGGGCTAACGAGGGAGAGGGTAAGGCAGATAGAGGCAAAGGCCATCGGGAAGCTTAAGCGGATGGCGGAAGAGACCCATACGGAATACAGGGACGTTGCATAGGGGCTTAATACGCGATTGCGATAGAGTAGAGCTTATTCCCTCCTGACGACAGGACCGCAGCACATAGCCGCTTTGCCCCCCGCCCAATGACCGCAGTGCCCTTTAGGGGCGGCGACTTCGAGTCGCCGCCCCTAAAGTTTTTTGGGGCCGCCCAGCCGGTTAATTCGACCGGGTCAGGCGCTCTTCAGCTTGGCCTTTATCTTCGGCAGCGCGGGGGAATCAGGAAAGGATTCGACATAGCGCTCGTAGTAGCTCGTGGCAGCCTCGCTTAGCCCCATTTCCTCAAGAACGGCCGCGCACTGGTAGATGGCCCTCTCCAGTACGTCGGGAGGGGTGTCTTTAGAATTCGAGAGCATCTCGAGGCTCCTTGCCGCGATGTCCAGTTCCCCCCTCTTGTAGAGGACGCCAGAGAGCCTTAACTGCAGCACCGGCTCGACACCGGAGAGGTATTTCGAATAAAACTCCTTGAAGACGGTCGCGGCCTCCTGCGGGTTGGAGGCCGCAAGCGCCTTGACGGCTTTTGCATAGTAGTCTCTGCCTTCTTCCGTGGACGAAAACCTGGATTTCATGCGGGCCAGGCTCAGGAGCGCCTCGCCGTTAGCGGGGTTTTTCTGCAGGACGATCTTTAGGGACTCCTCGCCTTCGCCGGATGTCATGCCCTCATCCGTAGCCTTCACCCCTATGTCGAGGTGCCTTTCCTCGACGGCCTGCTCGCCGAGCCCGGTAAACCAGGCTATGCATATCCCGGCGATCATGCCGCCGATATGGGCCCAGTGGCCGATATTCGACATGACAGTGCCTGCCAGCTGCCCTATGCCGCCGCTCAGGTCGAGATAAAAGAATATACCTATTATGACGAGGGAGTTGAGCCGTATCTTGAGGGCCACGGGCAGGATGAGGGAGAAGATGCCGAGTATGGGAAGCGGGAATACCATGCTCTTGAAATAGCAGCGCACGGCGAAGAGGCCCATGACCCCGGAAATGGCGCCGGATGCGCCGAGCCCGTGCGAGACCTTTCCGAGGAAGATGAACGGGACCGATGCGGCAACAATCCCCGCCACTATGCCTGCTATCATGTACGAAAGAAGGAACCTCTCCCATCCCATCCTCTTCTCTACCACGGTGCCGACGACCCAGAGGAATATCATGTTGCCCCAGAGGTGGCCGTCATTGGCGTGGAGGAAAACGGCCGTGATCGCGCTTATGGGCACGTTCCAGAAATTCGGCTCCGGGGGCAGGAAAAGGAGGTTATTATAGACGAACTCCCTGTCTATGAGCGGATTCAACTGGAACATGTAAAAGACGGCCACGTTCATGGCGATAAGCAGATAAGTTACAAGCGCGACCCCTTCTTTCTTCCGTTCCCCCTCGGCATAGAAGACCGGCATGAAGGTGATATGCTGCTTCAGGACGCTGGTCGCGCTCTTGTTGGTGGCGATGGCCTTCAGCCTGATATAAAAGAGGAAAAGCACGGGAAAAATGAACATGATAATGCCCATGAAGGCGTCGATGTAGCCCTTGAGGGTGATTATCACGATTATGAGCAGGAAGACTTTCAGGAGAAATGCCTGTTCCTGATGCCTGCGGAAATAATCTGAGACGCCCAAGGCTTTCATCTTTCCCCCGTACTGGCCTGACAGGTTGTTAAAACGGAAGCTTTCCAGAATATCGTCTCTTCGGTGAATATTCTTAAGATGTTATTTAAGGCGAGCCGTAAAATTACAGTGCCTCCCGACGCCTCGGGGCGGGCCGTGTAATATTTAATGCGCGGTTTGACCCCGCCACGGACTCCGGCAAGCTAAAGATTCAGGGAAAGATTCCGATTAGTGAAGATGAATACTGACACGAAGGAGGCCTCTCTTGTCTGAAAGATTCTACAGGACCGCCGGCAGCGCGCTCATCTTTTTTCTGCTCATCATTCTAACGGGGTGCGACAAGCCCCCGAAAGCGGTCGGAAGCCAGACTGAGGCGGGCTACGGAAGCGGCGGGCTCTCGGTTTACCTTACCGGCCCTGCCAGGCTCGAAGGCGATATTAAGCAGCCGGGGGGCATGCAGTTCCCGATAAGGCTCAAGATAAACGGCCCTCCGGATGGCGCGGCGCGCATTGCCGCGGTCCATCCGCCGCTGGTCGACGGCTGCGACCTCGTAAAGAGCCTGCCCATGTATGTCGAGTTCGATGGCGCAGGCATTGCCGAGGCGGAAGGCACGGTGCTTTTCGCCTCGGACTTCGCTTGCACCTTTGGATTCGTCGTTCTGGCGGCGGCCGAGTTCGAGCCGGACGAGCGGCATTACGAGCTTTACGACCCGGTCGACGAGGCCGAGGTATCCATGACATTCACGCGCTTGGTCGAGCCCGGAAGCCCCCAGGCCATGAGATACACGGCAAGAGAGGAGTGCGAGGGGTTCGTGCGGGCCGAGCTCGAAGAGGACGGCCATGTGGAGTCCTTCCGGTGGAGCCCAGCCTCGGTAAGGAATATCGAGGGCAGCAGGTACCAGGCCGAAGGCTCGTTCTCGATCAATAACATGACATTCAATCACAGGTGCACAATGGACTACGCGAAGGGCTCCGGATGGAAGCTCGTGGAGCTTGAGGTGCCGGGGCTTAAGCAGTACAGGTCAGAGAGGGCGTCTCATGGGTTTTAAGATGAGCACGAACGCCTGTTCCCGTCATGTGTTTTTTGCGTTCCTCGCCGCAGTTGCCCTGCTCGCGGCCTCGGGGTGCACGCGCTCCTGCGGGTCTACGCCGGAGAAGGCTGCGGAAAATTACCTTAACGCATTTTTTGAGAACGACCTCGACACCACCTGGAACTGCGCCTCTGGGCGCGACAGGGCGGTAAAGGAGCGGAAGTCATACGACATGATTCACGAGGTGGAATCCGGCACAATAGCGGCCAAGCTCGCGAAGCAGGCGAAAGTATCGATAGTGAGCGCCGAGACCGAGGGCATGAGGTCCGTTGTGGCGGCCTCGGTGGTCATGCCGAGGCTCGACGTCGTCATGGGAGACATGCTCGGCTTCGCCTTCGGCGCGGCAACGAGCGGCATGGAATATGGCGAGTTTGACAGGGCCTTGAAAAAACGCTACTTGAAGGGTAGCGTACCCAGGGGGGCGAGCCCGGTAATCCTTTTCCTCGTCCGCGAGGAGGGCGACTGGAAGATATACCACGGCTGGGAGATGGACAAGGCCCTTGAGCTTGAGCGCTGGGAGAAATACGACGAGGCGCTTGAGCACTGGCGCGCCGTGGACAGGATAGTGCCCGGGCACCCGGTGGCTAAGGAGAGGATAGAGGAGATATACAGGAAGACAGGCAGGGCGGGCCCGTATTGAAGCGCGCAGCAATGGAATAAAGTTACCGGGCCGCCCAATTTGGGCTGGCCCTTTTTTATTCATCGTGCTTGTGAATTGCATCGGAATGCGAATGTGGAGTTAGAAGGCGTAGAAATAATTACCCTGCCGCAAGCCGCGGCAATTCAGACCTCCCCTCCCTTGATGGGAGGGGATAAGAGGGGAGGGTGAAATAACTTCACCCCTTCCCAGCCTTTCCCGTCAAGGAGGAGGCGCGAGCGACAGGAATTCAGCTTTGACATTTATAAGGCGGTTGCCCGGATGATAAAAGGCGTCTTTTGGGTCGTATTGCTTCTTAACGCGCTGGCTCTATTCCTGGCCTTCAATCCCTGGCTCCGGGAATGGGCGGCCCAGGCCATAGTATTGCTTGTGCTGGAAGCGGCCTTCCTCGTTATCATCGGAGTGCCGGTATTCATATATCATCTGCGGAAGGGACTGCGGCCAAAAGAGGCGCTGGCCGCAAGCCTGGATTCGGTGGTGAGTTTTCTTTCGGGATGGGTATAACTTAGGGTGGGCACTGCCCACCACAAAAAAGGGACCAGCCGTTTCCGGCTGGTCCCTTTTTAAATGGTCGGGGCGAGAGGATTCGAACCTCCGGCCCCCGCGTCCCGAACGCGGTGCTCTACCAGGCTGAGCCACGCCCCGATTTTCAACAAATTCAAGTACTTACGGCCTCGAAAAACGCCCCTGAATCACATTTTCGGAAGTTGTACCGCAATTTTGCCGCAATTCCGAAAAGCCCAATCCAAAATCCAGCTTGTCTACCGACTCCCTCAGGTCTTCCTTAACCAGATTAACATAAATCATTGTCGTCTCGATGTCAAGATGACCAGCGAGCTTCATGATCTTCTGGACAGGCACGTTTTTCCGGGCGAGCTGGGTACAAAAGGTATGCCGGAGGGAATGTATGTCCGCATCCGTGATTCCGGCCCTCTTATAGCATACCTTGAGGTTCCGAAGCAAATTATTTTTCCTCGGTTTCCCCATCTCGTTCGGGAAGACGTACCCGCTCGTGCCGGCCACCCTGTCCCTCTGGATCAGCAGGGCATTATAGGCGTCCTCGTTCAGCGGAACCGTCCGGGGCTGATAGTTCTTCGTGTGATAGTTATACTCAGGCTTGTTCCTGACGTAAACCATCTTGTCCTCGAAATCTATATCGACCCATTCCAGCATCACGAGCTCCATCTTCCTCAGCCCCAAATTGATCCCCGCGACGATAAACGCCCACATGGAGTCAGTGGCCAGGGCCAGAAGCGTCCTTATCTCGTGATCCCGGAGCCAGCGGGGAAGCCTTTTGGTCTTAACCTTGTAGAACTTGACCTCTTTTACAGGGTTCTCGACCAGGTACTTCTTTGAGACCGCGTACTTGAGCATGCTCCGTATATCCGAGAGCTCCCGGTTTACCGTATTCTCAGAGACCCTGGCCTTCCTGGATCGCTTATAGGCTTCGATCACCGACGGGGTGATCTTTTCCAGGAATTCAATTCTGGATATATGCTGCCGGAAGTGGTCCATCGACAGCAGCATCCGGACATAGCCATTATGCGAAGCGTGGTCTTTGAAATACGGCAGGAACTCGCGCATGAATTCCGAGATACTTATCTTGCTCGCGAACCCCAGACCATGGCGTTCCTTGCGGAGCTTCATATCCGCAATCCATGATTCCGCGTGACGCTTAGAGCTGAACCGCCTGGTTCTGCGGACCCTATTAATCATTACGCTTGCTTCATATGAGCCCTTTTTGAACCTCACGCCCATTATGGGTCAACCTCCTTCCCTGGACGCGGCTCATTCGGCAAGTTATCCAAAAAGATGATAACACTTTCGATTGGCAAATCAAGGGCCTTAAGGATTCGTACAATGGTCCGGGTCTTGGTTTTGCGCCCTCTGAATTTCATCAATGTCTGCCAAGCCTCAAAGGAAACTCCGGCCTTTTTGCAGATATCTTTGATGTCATACATTTTTTTGAGCCGTTGTAGCTCAATCTGTCTTACATCAAATTCCCTTGTGATCATTTGCAACCCCGCTGACAAGAACTCGCCATTTCTCCATGGCAGGAGTAATTATACGAGAGGGGCTGAAATAAAAATGGTCGGAAAAAGGGGAGTTTTGGAGGTATTTAATTTAAGATCCGCGGTGAGGTTTTCTCTTTGGCCTAAAAAGCTGAATGGGGGTACATCTGTTCTGAATTTATAAATGTAGTTAGAATCAAAGTTTGATAACCCCTATAGTTGCAGTAAAACTGAAATCACTTTATCGTGTCATAGCTTTAAGAAGTTTTACCGCGAGCCGAATTTTGCCTTCGTCAAAGTTCTTCAGTATTTTTTCCAATGCTTTTTTCAATTCCTCAGGATTTTCTTCGTGCTCATAAGCAAACAGTTCCCACGCATCAATTTCTAATGAATCTGCAAGCCTTATAAGTAGGTCAAAGGTAGGGTTTTCTTTGCCACGCTCGATACTGCTCAAATAATTAGGACTGATATTCATTCTTTCTGCCATGAATTCCTGAGTCCAGCCTCGATTTTCTCTTAAACTTTTTACTCTTATCCCGAATAGCTCTTTTTTGGTCATTTGGGCCCCCTAAATTTATAGGGTAATAATGTATTTTTGTGCAAGCTTTTTGAACAAGGCATTGCCTTTAGAAATATTGACAATTCAATGCTAATAGGATTAGAATATAGGTATTGGATGGAAAATACCCTTAAAATTGATGCTGATATATGTAATGGGTGCGCCATGGGATTATTTAAGCGCGGGAATATATGGTGGTTCAAATTTATGAGTAAAGGCCAACTAATACAGAGGTCTACTAAATCGCGGGACAAAAAATTAGCTGAACGAATTTATTGGAAGATACGCTCGGAAATAGTCGAGGCTCATTGGTTTGGAATGTCGGTTGCTGTTAACAAAACTGTAAGCGAGCTATTGGACAAATTTATTAAAGATTATGCTTCGTATCATAAATCTTCTAATACAGTTAAAAACGATTCAAGTATGTCTAAAGAGATAAAGGCATTTTGCGGAAATACTCGCTTGGTTGATGTGACTCCGAGCCTAATATCATCGTATAAAGATGTATGTAGAGAAAAAAAATTATCTCCGGCTTCCATTAATCAGCGGCTTACCTTTTTAAATAAGGCTTTCAAATTAGCCATTAAGGAATGGGAATGGTGTCATATAAATCCGATTGAGAAGGTCTCAAGGGAAAAAATTAGAAACGAAAGGGATAGATGGTTAAGCCTGGATGAGGAGAAGAGATTGATAGAGAAAAGTGTCCTTTATCCGACTATTAAGGGAAACAAGACGGAGCCGCGCTATTGGCTTCAGGAGGTGGTTGTTTTTGCCCTCAATACCGGGATGCGTCAGGATGAAATCCTTTCTCTTCAGTGGACTACTGTTGATCTTTTCAGGAGAACGGTAACAGTGATGAAATCTAAAAACGGTGAAAAGAGAACCATTCCTTTGAATCGGAAAGCATTCGATCTCCTTAAAAGAAAGTCAATAAGAAATCATATCGGCAGGGATTATGTCTTTACAAGCGAGACCGGAACAAAAATTTCGAGGCGAAATCTTTATAGAGCTTTTTCAAAAGTTGTTCGGCGAATTAAGATTGATGATTTCAGATTCCATGATCTGCGCCATACATTTGCAACCAGACTTACGCAAGCAGGAATTGACCTTTACAAAATAAGCAAGCTCCTAGGCCATAAAGATTTAAGGACAACTCAAAGATATAGCCATCATTGGACTGAAAGCTTACGGAGTGGCGTCGAGGTGTTGGATAAGGTAGATACCGATTTGGATACAACCGACAAAAAAGGTGGGTGCTGATATTGGAGTAATGTATTGATTTTTAAATAAAATAACCAATGTGCCTTCACCCCCTGACCTCAAGACTGCCAGTCTTGCGGTCCCCCCTCAGTATCTTATTACTACGGCGCCAGAACGTTTCAGAAAGTTACCCTGAGCTGACTGATATTATATACTAGCAAGAGTGAAATTATCAAAATAAATTTTGTTTAAAAACAACAGATGGAGGCAGGATTATGAAGAAGGATACAGATTTGAAATTGGATGTAGACACGATTGAACTCGATATATCTTTCAAGAATCGAGCTTCGAAATCTGAGCCGACTAATTTTGTTACTGACTACAGGATCAAGATTTCTGCTTATGATGTTGAAGAAGACATTGAATTTGAGATAGGTGAGGCAGATGTGAAATTGATTAGAGTTGAGGAAATGAATTGTCGTGATATGGATATTATCTATATGGTGGATGGAATCAGTCAGAAGATCTATGATATATATATGTCGCTTATTGATAAGAACGGGGAATATGTAAATGCCATAAAGAAAGCGGGCATAACACGTTTTGAAAATATCTTATATGTTGACGATATATGTTTAAACCCCGAATACGATGAAAAGGGTTTGGAAAAACTCATATTGAGTACAGTCGTTGAGGCTATATGTACTTGCAGGAATGGAATGATAATAATATGTTTACCTGATACGGATAAAGATGATCAGGAAGCTTGTTTGGCTGCCAGGGAATATTATAAGTCCTGGGTGTCTTTTGGTTTTAAACCGGTTTGCAAAAACAGTAGTGTCCTTTTCATGCGCATAGATTCCATAGCTCGGCCTTTTGAGCTGCTAAATGATTAATAATGCGGGGCGTTCGCTCGTGAACGCCCCAATTTTTTGCTGCCCGTCTGTCCAGTCATTAGGGCACCTGCGCTCGCCTTTCAAACTCATTCTTTATATCTAATCAGCAAACAACTTGAAAAGCCTTTTTCTTCTCGAAAAAAACGGGGGTATTTGCTAATATAGGGCCATTTCCTAAAGGGTCTGAAATATGTAGTGAATAGCCGTAAGGCTCTAATATCTTTTCATTTTAGAGCCTCAGAAATAGTATCGCGAATAGGAAGGCGACCCATGACCCAACTGGAACATATAGAAGCTATCGAAAAGCGTCTCTGGAACGCGGCGGATACGCTTCGGGCGAACTCCAACTACGCGAGCAATGAATACTTCCTGCCCGTGATGGGCCTGATCTTTCTTCGGCACGCCTACAGCCGGTTTCTCACTGTCAAGGACGATATTGAAGCAAATCTCCCTCAGCGTGGCGGCAAAACGCGAGCCCTGACCAAGGCAGACTTCTCGCAGAAAAGCGCGATCTTCCTTCAGCCTAAGGCCCAGTTTGACACCCTCGTCAGTCTTAAGGATAGCGACGATCGCGCAAAGGCCGTCATCGAGGCCATGGAGTCCATCGAAAGCGACTACGAGAACCTTCGTGGAGTCCTGCCCAAGAGTGAATACCAGGAGCTGGACAATGCCGTGCTCGGTCAGCTCCTGCGCACGCTCAATCCTGACGAACTTAAACGTGTCTCCGGTGATGTGTTTGGCCGAATCTATGAATACTTCCTTACCCAGTTTGCCGATCAGAAGGCCCACGATGGGGGTGAGTTCTTTACGCCAGTCTCGCTGGTCTCACTTATCGCCAATGTGCTTGAGCCAGGTGGCGGTACAGTTTTGGATCCTGCCTGCGGCTCAGGTGGTATGTTCGTGCAGAGCGCTCGTTTCGTCGAGCGGCAGCACGAAAGTCCCACCGACAAGCTCACTTTCCGAGGTCTGGAGAAAAACGCCACGACCATACGTCTGGCCAAGATGAACCTTGCGGTCCACGGACTGGAAGGCGACATCCAGAAGGCCATTACCTATTACGAAGACCCGCATGAGCTCCTCGGCAAGGCCGACTTCGTAATGGCAAATCCGCCTTTCAATGTCGATGAGATCGACGCCGACAAGGTCAAGAACGACCCCCGCCTGCCCTTTAGCCTGCCCGGAGTGAACAAGAAAGGCAAGGTCTCGAACGGCAATTATATCTGGATAAGTTATTTTTATAGTTACCTTGGTGAAACGGGCCGTGCGGGCTTCGTTATGTCGTCTCAGGCGTCAAGCGCCGGCCGCGACGAGGCCAAGGTGCGCCAGAAGCTCGTTGAAACCGGCGATGTCGACCTCATGATCGCCATCCGGTCCAATTTTTTCTATACCCGCACTGTGCCCTGCGAACTGTGGTTCCTCAACCGGGCAAAGCCCGAAAAGCACCGTGACAAGGTGCTGATGATAGATGCGCGGAACATTTACCGAAAGGTCACGCGGAAGATTTATGATTTCAGCTCGGAGCAGGAGCAAA encodes the following:
- a CDS encoding methylated-DNA--[protein]-cysteine S-methyltransferase, whose amino-acid sequence is MDKLKRMDWAAFESPLGVILVASDASGLAHLCIRGSRIEFVASLRAEGAEPMEKPSSFAALFRTLDEYFKGKDVVFSIPLSLSGAEFDRAVWEELRRIPRGSVKTYGEVARSIGKPGAARAVGGACGRNPVPIVIPCHRVVAADLMLGGFSGGMEIKKALLEIEGLEIRGRTISL
- a CDS encoding transcriptional repressor — translated: MERIVRKYRGMGFKLTPQRLAILKFLEGNTSHPTAEDIYTEIKKRYPTVSFATVYNTIQALKERGEIMEVTIDPERKHFDPNPAPHHHIMCTGCGRIGDVFVDYSASLKLPDEVTKEFTTTGNHIDFYGLCNRCRIKNTN
- a CDS encoding peroxiredoxin, coding for MAETMAVVQNEAPDFKATTVMEDGSVKEIKLSDYKGKYVVLFFYPLDFTFVCPTEIISMSDRIDEFHARNAQVLGVSVDSQFSHIAWRSTPRKKGGIGEIEYPLVSDLDKSISRSYGVLVEKPGIALRGLFIIDKLGKIRHITINDLPLGRNVDEVLRVLDAIQFNEKYGEVCPANWKQGEKGMKPDQAGLEKYAEANF
- a CDS encoding RNA polymerase sigma factor RpoD/SigA; the encoded protein is MKDETSRPARRGRPPSAEAGEKKTSDSVTTYFREIRKIRLLTAAEEKALARRIAKGDGEARRTLIEANLRLVVNIAKRHLNRGLPLQDLIEEGNIGLIKSAERFSASKGCKFSTYATYWIKQSIDRAVANQADTVRLPIHVSTDLARVSRAERDLTSELGREPDIRELSERTGLSGRYVKKLNGITRKSYSLEGPVSEDADQSLMEKLVDETFPPPMEAVDMADRAAKVRTWLECLDENEKVVIRERFGLDGEEPKTLETVGREFGLTRERVRQIEAKAIGKLKRMAEETHTEYRDVA
- a CDS encoding rhomboid family intramembrane serine protease, whose product is MKALGVSDYFRRHQEQAFLLKVFLLIIVIITLKGYIDAFMGIIMFIFPVLFLFYIRLKAIATNKSATSVLKQHITFMPVFYAEGERKKEGVALVTYLLIAMNVAVFYMFQLNPLIDREFVYNNLLFLPPEPNFWNVPISAITAVFLHANDGHLWGNMIFLWVVGTVVEKRMGWERFLLSYMIAGIVAGIVAASVPFIFLGKVSHGLGASGAISGVMGLFAVRCYFKSMVFPLPILGIFSLILPVALKIRLNSLVIIGIFFYLDLSGGIGQLAGTVMSNIGHWAHIGGMIAGICIAWFTGLGEQAVEERHLDIGVKATDEGMTSGEGEESLKIVLQKNPANGEALLSLARMKSRFSSTEEGRDYYAKAVKALAASNPQEAATVFKEFYSKYLSGVEPVLQLRLSGVLYKRGELDIAARSLEMLSNSKDTPPDVLERAIYQCAAVLEEMGLSEAATSYYERYVESFPDSPALPKIKAKLKSA
- a CDS encoding tyrosine-type recombinase/integrase, with the protein product MGVRFKKGSYEASVMINRVRRTRRFSSKRHAESWIADMKLRKERHGLGFASKISISEFMREFLPYFKDHASHNGYVRMLLSMDHFRQHISRIEFLEKITPSVIEAYKRSRKARVSENTVNRELSDIRSMLKYAVSKKYLVENPVKEVKFYKVKTKRLPRWLRDHEIRTLLALATDSMWAFIVAGINLGLRKMELVMLEWVDIDFEDKMVYVRNKPEYNYHTKNYQPRTVPLNEDAYNALLIQRDRVAGTSGYVFPNEMGKPRKNNLLRNLKVCYKRAGITDADIHSLRHTFCTQLARKNVPVQKIMKLAGHLDIETTMIYVNLVKEDLRESVDKLDFGLGFSELRQNCGTTSENVIQGRFSRP
- a CDS encoding helix-turn-helix transcriptional regulator, producing the protein MTKKELFGIRVKSLRENRGWTQEFMAERMNISPNYLSSIERGKENPTFDLLIRLADSLEIDAWELFAYEHEENPEELKKALEKILKNFDEGKIRLAVKLLKAMTR